The DNA window AGTCAGCCAGAACAATGAATGCAATGCATCATACCTTAGTTATCTCATGAATGTGTTGAGAATGGCTTTTACCAGGTGGAATGAAAATCAGATCTTCCCAGCCAGATTTTTTCTCGCTTATCTGTATCAGATCAAAGAGTTCAACATTGAATTCCTATTTCTTGCCGCCATACTTCATgcaaaatttaaatgcatacctccatttttttaagaacatcCTCTAAACTTCCCACCTGTTCAAACAACAAACCGGACCGTGGTAAATGTGCCAAGTGAATATCAGCTACAACACTTCTTTGGTATGAATATATggtttagaaaattttatgtcTACAAAACGAAAAGCACAAGGTAAAAAATTAGTCATACCATAATATGTTGAGAAAGACTGGGGCCCCTTGATGCCTTTGAGACCTTCGACAATTCTTTTTCTATATCTTCCTGCATAGCAAGAGGAAGATAGCCGGTCATCCATGTACTCGCACCTCAATTTTACAGAAGTTGTACACTCAAAATCCTATAATGACATCCCCAGGGAGTTCGACGGATCAAACATaccttttgaaaatatattgggCAAtatctcttgtttttcttcttcacaacCAGAAGGTCTGACTGAAGACACAGAGTTCATGAGAAAACAGTTGGCACAATATTCCTTTGCAAGTTTATTCTCTTAGTTGTGGTCCCTGTACTCAAATCAAGGCAGATGATATGCTACAACATTTTTTGCTTGGGCACCATTTGATGATTTATGTATCTTTACTTcccaaataaataacaatctaTAGTAAATGTTTGAACCAGATGACTAACATATTTGACATTGTTTGCATATATTTCACTAAATGAATTACACGGAAGGTTAAATACAGAAACATCAGGGAAAGAATGATCTCCATAATTATGTTGGCAGTAATGTAACATAGTGTAGAAAGTCAATTCATGTAAGATACAagttacaaaattatttatttatttgatagttATCCAAGAGGTAACTTTTCTGACATCTCCAAAAGATTCTATAATCAAtgtagaaaaaaacaatcgagCAAATGGAACCAATCAAATactcaataaaatcaaactacTGTTCCCTAAAAGAGGTCCCGACACTTCTTGTCTTCCACTTAAATGGCAAGGGTTACTGAACTAATTGTACCTGTCTCCATGGAGGTCTTCCCAGCATTTACCCAAATGGAGGTGGGTACGGAGGTACTTTTGCCTCTATGAAGGCGGAGGCGGAGATGGGTAAAATGCCCAACTTATTTCGGTACAGATTTTTCAATGCAAACACACGAtaaatttgtttagtttttttttcctaaaattaccTTGATTAACTTGTGTTTCTTAAATgcacattgtttattttttttcatggcctATGTAGTATGTAATTAATGGAAATTGGCCACAAAAATATCACGTGGACCTCCATTGGAGTCCGCCTCCAATGGAGGCAGGTATGGAAGTTAGGAAGCCTCCATGGAGACGGAGGTGGAGGGTGCATCCTCTGTCTCCATGGTCCCTCATAGCCATCCCTTCTAACTAATTTCACAGAgcaaaggttaagtcaaacctaGTATTGTATCCATTTGCAAACATGTGAACATATTAGCCAACCATCTGATGCATTGAAAGTCATAGGTATTTGACAAATTGATCACATCGACAGGCCAGCTTAGACATGCTTCTAATTTCAGAGAAACAAAGATAGCCTATACGTATAACCAATCACATAGCATACCTGGAAAACAGGAACTCCATCAAAGCCACTCCTGATATCAACAGCTTTGAGCTAATAAACATGAAAGACTATTATTGAATATTAGTCTAAAGCAGTTCAGCTTGTACAATCATATCAATATGCAGCTTGTACAAACAATGtgattgaaattttgaattgcTACCCTACTGATTAAAGCTTCCCCCCCTCCTAAAAGCCCAAAACCCACATGAAAAGTAAACACCATCCATACTTATTCTAAATGACAAACAACACTTCCTCTTCTCTTTGACTTAAGAAACCCATAAGATTAAGAACACAAAAGGACATTAACATTATCATCCAGGACCCATCAGAACTTACAAGATTTATCAAAGGATAATGAACTCAAAAATCACTTGAACATGCAACTTCAACAATGTTATATTATGACACCAAAAACTGAAAGTTCATATGAAATGATTACTCATTCTGTACAAATAGAGATACCCCGTCAATGCTTTCattccaaaagaagaagaaaatggccTTTGCAGCATTACATGGCTAAAAGCCATTTTAACTTTTCCttctgttattgttttttattccatgTCAACAAGCAATATGTTTAATGACTCAGCAGAACTGACCTCTAGTGCATTCTTTATTTGAACCGGATCAGGTAAAAAACGAAATGCAATTCCTTCAACCTTCAGCATGTACACCTACAAGATTTAGAAAGGAAAATACAAATACAGTATCAACCACATTATCTGATTTAGCACTCTAGAGCAAGCCCTGAACAAACTCAATGTCCAAGACCATGCGATAGCTTCTACTAAATAACTGCAGgaagaatttgaatttgaataaattaGTCTATTTCCCCCAGTTTTACAAGAGTTAAAAATTATACACAAATCAAAATCCATTGATTAAAGGTAGACATTATTACCTGGTCGAGTGTGATAGGCACAACCTTAGCTTGGCTTCGCAACTCCCTTCTCCGAAGCCTAACCTGAACTTCAAAATCAAGGGGGGGGAAAAACTCTCACCACAGAACATAGACAATATAAGCATATGCATGTAACGTGTAACTGAATTGAAATACTGTACCTGAGCAAGAAATGCTTCAGCGTCTTCTTGCCGAAAGCAAAGCAAACCAATGGACTTAGCTCCATTAGGATCCGAGATGAGCACGAACTCGTTGTTGGAATTGCTCACTGTGTACACGGCCGTGCCTGCCAGAGTTTTCGCGACGTGGTCCGAGCTGAGATTGGCGGTTGTAGCTGTCTGTTTCGGCTGCGATACAGAAGCGAAAGGCGGCGATGGCGCCAGGCAGAGCCGCCTAGGTGGAGGGAGGTTGCCGCCTAGGAATCGAGTGGTATCGCTGATACGAGTGGAGAATTCGGCACCGAGACGGAGGCAGTGATGGTGGATGAAGGTTGAGAGAGATAAGAGAGGGTTTGAGGGTCCAGAGGGTTCCATTTTTCCCCCCCGAAAATGAATAGACAGCAGTGAATCGAAGagtgtttgatttttgagtcTCCTGAGAAATCGCGGAATGTTATTGTAGATTGCGGCCTGGAGAGTGAGCGAGTCACACTGTACGAAATGGTAATATTTGTGGGCCTCCCCCAATATGATACGGCCCATAACTTATTTAGAAGCCGAGCCCGGCCTCTGTCCTTTTTGCCACAAGGAAGTCCAATACAATTTCGAATCACAAATTTTACCTTTCAGCCTTTTCTAAGTAACTTGAAGGGCTTATGATTTTCAATTTACAGACTAttaagtatatttatttattatgttgtAAAAACACTCCATCATTATgctatcaaatatttaaaagCTTTGAAATTATATCTATATGTTACATTCAATTCATCATCAAAATATGATATCaaataaagaataagaaatctgaaaaaatcagaataaatttcaaaagacatttggttaacctgttaaatccaTTACACTATAAtatcctcataaaaaacaaattgaaataaattttgaatctcaattttcaatcaatctaatgttaaatgatggaataaaaaaaataattaaaaaaaataacacataaaataaagtttattcaACTCGTGTTAACTTACCAAACCCCTGATCAAGATCATTAAACCAAAATAaccttattaaaaataaatcaaaataaattataaaatctaatttttaataattcaatattacaaaataaaattaaaaaatatatattccaaGTCATCCGTGCCTTGCTTGCAGCTTTACCCAACATGGCTATTAACCGCACTGCATCAGGGCCCGTCAGCTGGACCACATCAGCCACCGCCCCAAGCCAAGATGCACCCATGTTGCCATTTTCACCACTCAAGCCACCTAAATCGGTAAATCCAACCCTATctttaaaaaaagtcattatcataactccaaatatatttct is part of the Populus trichocarpa isolate Nisqually-1 chromosome 2, P.trichocarpa_v4.1, whole genome shotgun sequence genome and encodes:
- the LOC7472690 gene encoding protein TIC 22, chloroplastic, which gives rise to MEPSGPSNPLLSLSTFIHHHCLRLGAEFSTRISDTTRFLGGNLPPPRRLCLAPSPPFASVSQPKQTATTANLSSDHVAKTLAGTAVYTVSNSNNEFVLISDPNGAKSIGLLCFRQEDAEAFLAQVRLRRRELRSQAKVVPITLDQVYMLKVEGIAFRFLPDPVQIKNALELKAVDIRSGFDGVPVFQSDLLVVKKKNKRYCPIYFQKEDIEKELSKVSKASRGPSLSQHIMVGSLEDVLKKMEISEKKSGWEDLIFIPPGKSHSQHIHEITKV